The Desmonostoc muscorum LEGE 12446 genome includes a region encoding these proteins:
- the murI gene encoding glutamate racemase translates to MYSSSIFEGNLDDFSNQEPQRAPIGIFDSGVGGLTVLRQLYRQLPNESIVYFGDTARLPYGIRSQAEILQFTREILTWLQQQQVKMVIMACNTSSALALETVRQEFSVPILGVILPGARAAVQMGKRIGVIATPATAKSNAYKHAILEINPNVQVWQVGCPEFVPLIEQNRIHDPYTAEVARGYLEPLLEQEIDTLVHGCTHYPLLTPVLRSLVPSQVQLVDPAVHVVVACAQELDLLGLRNTHPPLPTRFAVSGCPQQFSQSGVHWLGHTPLVEQVCFTDIAISQLQ, encoded by the coding sequence GTGTATTCATCTTCCATTTTTGAAGGAAATCTTGACGATTTTTCTAATCAAGAACCCCAACGCGCCCCAATTGGTATCTTTGATAGTGGTGTGGGAGGATTGACAGTACTGCGACAACTATATCGCCAACTTCCGAATGAATCAATTGTTTATTTTGGGGATACAGCTCGGCTTCCTTACGGAATTCGTTCACAAGCAGAAATTTTACAATTTACCCGTGAAATCCTCACCTGGCTACAACAGCAGCAGGTAAAAATGGTGATTATGGCTTGTAACACCAGTTCTGCCCTAGCGTTAGAAACTGTGCGTCAAGAATTTAGCGTACCCATACTAGGAGTAATCCTACCAGGGGCAAGGGCAGCAGTCCAGATGGGAAAGCGCATCGGTGTAATTGCCACTCCCGCCACAGCTAAGAGTAATGCTTATAAGCACGCCATACTCGAAATTAATCCCAATGTCCAAGTCTGGCAAGTTGGATGTCCAGAGTTTGTGCCACTGATTGAGCAAAACCGCATTCACGACCCTTACACAGCTGAAGTAGCACGAGGCTATTTAGAACCTTTATTAGAGCAGGAAATTGATACCTTAGTCCACGGCTGTACTCATTATCCGCTGCTCACACCAGTATTGCGATCGCTCGTCCCCTCTCAAGTCCAGCTCGTTGACCCAGCTGTTCATGTTGTCGTAGCTTGTGCCCAAGAACTAGACCTACTAGGCTTAAGAAATACCCACCCACCACTACCAACTCGCTTTGCCGTTAGTGGTTGTCCACAACAGTTTTCCCAATCCGGAGTTCACTGGCTAGGCCATACACCCCTGGTTGAACAGGTTTGCTTCACTGATATCGCTATTTCCCAACTCCAATAA
- a CDS encoding N-acetylmuramoyl-L-alanine amidase: MKLRWLLPSTIGTIFMLSSPAMAARLESWRFDANQNKLEINTLGDVQPQAQLIFDPTRLVIDLPGTTFGRPQLTEQVGGAIRAIRIGQFDEQTTRIVVELTPGYTLDPKGVQFRGTTGESPAGTLRERWIVQLPTPQAENLPSRNTQEQQIATETSPRTSTPAFSPRNIYNVVTTGANPSNRPTVVARVTQIENLRITGDGFFVATSGGNPQIQVNRSSDRQKINIDIAGATLSPNLEQRDLPINRYGVSRIQFSRLESSPSVVRMTLQVDKNASDWRVTTSSVGGFVLLPSRGIAQLPGNNTPRPVPSANNSPATIESVELAGNGTQLLIRADQSLSATGGWDRTSGLFRITINNARLAPKVKGPTFNPNSPILRVRLQPQAENTVTVLVQPAAGVKIGELNQVGDQLLALELQRSGSITPPILLPPLPSPNQGQLPSPTDNPRPTYQPQPRPPVPRGKLLVVIDPGHGGKDSGAPGLGGLLEKDVILPIGKRVAAILEQNGVQAVLTRDADFFVELQGRVDIAERVNATLFVSIHANSVDNRPSVNGLEVYYYDSGYALAEVVRNSILQNIPTIKDRGTRKARFYVLRKSSMPSILVETGYMTGNEDNPRLATPEYQNRMAEAIARGILKYLQR, translated from the coding sequence GTGAAATTACGCTGGTTACTACCCAGTACTATTGGAACTATCTTCATGCTGTCGTCGCCGGCAATGGCCGCGAGACTCGAATCTTGGCGCTTTGATGCCAATCAAAACAAACTGGAAATTAATACTTTGGGAGATGTCCAACCCCAAGCACAGTTAATTTTCGACCCGACTCGGCTGGTAATTGATTTGCCAGGAACGACATTTGGGCGTCCGCAGCTAACCGAACAAGTAGGTGGTGCAATTCGCGCTATCCGCATCGGGCAATTTGACGAACAAACAACACGCATAGTCGTCGAACTGACGCCTGGTTATACTTTAGACCCCAAAGGAGTACAATTTAGAGGTACAACTGGCGAATCCCCTGCGGGGACACTTCGTGAACGCTGGATAGTGCAATTACCTACGCCACAAGCCGAAAATCTACCTTCAAGAAATACTCAAGAACAACAAATAGCCACAGAAACTTCACCGAGAACATCTACACCAGCGTTCTCCCCTAGAAATATTTATAATGTGGTGACAACCGGCGCTAATCCATCTAATAGGCCAACAGTTGTCGCCAGAGTTACCCAAATTGAAAACTTACGAATCACGGGTGATGGCTTTTTCGTCGCCACTAGTGGCGGTAATCCTCAGATTCAAGTTAATCGTAGCAGCGATCGCCAGAAAATTAACATCGACATCGCTGGCGCAACTCTCTCACCAAATCTAGAACAGCGAGATTTGCCAATTAATCGCTACGGAGTTAGCCGCATCCAGTTCTCCCGACTGGAAAGTAGCCCATCTGTTGTTCGCATGACCTTACAGGTGGACAAAAATGCTTCTGACTGGCGGGTAACTACCAGTAGTGTTGGTGGTTTCGTGCTTCTCCCCAGTCGTGGTATTGCTCAGTTACCAGGTAATAATACTCCACGCCCCGTACCATCTGCGAACAATTCACCAGCCACCATTGAGTCTGTGGAACTAGCTGGCAATGGCACACAACTATTAATTAGAGCCGACCAAAGTTTATCTGCCACAGGAGGCTGGGATAGAACCTCTGGCTTATTCCGCATCACTATCAACAATGCTCGATTAGCTCCTAAAGTTAAAGGGCCTACTTTTAATCCTAATAGTCCTATCCTCCGCGTTCGCCTCCAACCACAAGCAGAAAATACTGTCACTGTCTTGGTTCAACCAGCAGCGGGAGTAAAAATTGGCGAACTTAACCAGGTTGGTGACCAACTTTTGGCTTTAGAATTACAACGCTCTGGTAGCATCACACCCCCCATTCTTTTACCTCCCCTACCATCACCAAACCAAGGTCAACTCCCCAGCCCCACAGATAATCCTCGTCCTACATACCAGCCACAGCCACGCCCCCCAGTTCCCAGAGGGAAATTGCTGGTGGTTATTGACCCAGGACACGGTGGTAAAGACTCAGGTGCCCCTGGTTTGGGCGGACTGTTAGAAAAGGATGTAATCTTGCCTATTGGTAAAAGGGTAGCAGCGATTTTAGAGCAAAATGGTGTACAAGCAGTATTAACAAGGGACGCAGACTTTTTCGTCGAACTTCAGGGACGGGTAGACATCGCTGAGCGAGTTAATGCGACTTTGTTTGTCAGCATTCACGCCAATTCAGTTGATAATCGTCCTAGTGTCAATGGCTTAGAAGTCTACTATTACGACAGCGGTTATGCTCTAGCTGAAGTAGTTCGTAATAGCATTCTGCAAAATATCCCTACCATTAAAGACCGAGGAACCCGTAAAGCTAGATTTTACGTTCTCAGGAAAAGCTCTATGCCCTCGATTTTAGTGGAAACAGGTTATATGACTGGTAACGAGGATAATCCCAGATTAGCAACACCAGAATATCAAAATCGGATGGCAGAAGCGATCGCTCGTGGCATCCTCAAATACTTACAGCGGTAG
- a CDS encoding N-acetylmuramoyl-L-alanine amidase: MKLHWLLPSTIGTILMLCSPAMAARLESWRFDANQNRLEINTVGDVQPQAQLIFNPTRLVIDLPGTTFGRPQVTQQVGNGIRYIRVGQFDTETTRIVVELTPGYTLDPKKVQFVGTTGDRWTVQLPRPEVDKAASPPRNVYSVVTPDSSPQPDIPRVATTPRAATQIESLQVTGDGFFIRTSGANPPIQVIRSRDRATIFMDISGASLSPRLIQQNNQPVNKHGVSRVEFTQLRTQPPGVRLTLRVNKNSPDWRASTSGTSGLVVLPTRVVTLPESNNSDNQSEAVSFPSRPLANNSPATIESVELADNGTQLLIRTDQTLSATGAWDRNSGLFRITIPNAKLAPRVTGPNFGANSPILQVRLQRQEPNTVVVLVQPAAGVQLGQPNRISDQLLAVPIQGSRRVVTLPGRPPYAIPPLPPINRGPFPDPNNPNPQRPTQPQRRITNGRVVVLIDPGHGGKDPGAVGLGGVREKDVILPIGKKIAQILEQNGVQVIMTRDSDYFVTLPGRVQLAERANADVFVSIHANAVGPGRSDVSGLETYYYDSGLGLARVVHNSILQNVNVRDRGVRRARFYVLRKSSMPSILVETGYLTGREDNAKLRTSAYQNQMAEAIARGILLYLKRR, encoded by the coding sequence GTGAAATTACACTGGTTACTACCCAGCACTATTGGAACGATCTTGATGCTATGTTCGCCGGCAATGGCCGCGAGACTAGAGTCTTGGCGTTTTGATGCCAATCAAAACAGGCTGGAAATTAATACTGTGGGGGATGTTCAACCCCAAGCACAACTAATTTTCAACCCGACTCGGTTGGTAATTGATTTGCCAGGAACGACATTTGGGCGTCCCCAAGTCACCCAACAAGTAGGTAATGGTATTCGCTATATCCGTGTTGGGCAGTTTGACACAGAAACAACGCGTATAGTCGTCGAATTGACTCCTGGTTATACTTTAGACCCCAAGAAAGTGCAATTTGTGGGCACAACTGGCGATCGCTGGACTGTGCAATTACCTAGACCAGAAGTTGATAAAGCAGCATCTCCTCCGAGAAATGTTTACAGTGTAGTCACCCCAGACTCTAGTCCTCAACCTGATATTCCCAGGGTTGCCACCACTCCCAGGGCAGCGACTCAAATTGAGAGCTTACAAGTAACAGGTGATGGGTTTTTCATCCGCACCAGTGGAGCTAATCCTCCAATTCAGGTAATTCGCAGCCGCGATCGCGCTACCATCTTCATGGATATCTCTGGCGCATCTCTATCACCACGGCTGATACAGCAAAATAATCAGCCCGTTAACAAACATGGCGTTAGCCGTGTTGAATTCACTCAACTCCGAACTCAACCCCCTGGTGTTCGTTTAACTTTGCGGGTAAATAAAAATAGCCCAGACTGGCGAGCAAGCACGAGTGGCACCAGTGGTTTGGTAGTTCTGCCTACTCGTGTTGTCACATTACCTGAAAGTAATAATTCTGACAACCAGTCAGAAGCAGTTTCTTTTCCCAGCAGACCATTGGCTAACAACTCCCCAGCCACAATTGAGTCAGTAGAACTGGCTGATAATGGCACACAACTGTTGATTAGAACTGACCAAACTTTATCTGCTACGGGAGCCTGGGATAGAAACTCTGGTTTGTTCCGCATCACAATTCCTAATGCAAAGTTAGCTCCCAGAGTTACAGGCCCTAACTTTGGCGCCAATAGCCCCATTCTCCAGGTACGCCTGCAACGGCAAGAACCCAACACAGTTGTTGTCTTAGTTCAACCAGCAGCCGGAGTGCAACTTGGGCAACCCAATCGCATTAGTGACCAGCTTTTGGCTGTACCGATACAAGGCTCTCGTCGAGTTGTCACACTTCCTGGAAGACCCCCCTATGCGATACCTCCGCTACCACCGATAAACCGGGGTCCATTTCCAGACCCAAATAATCCCAATCCCCAACGTCCAACACAACCACAACGCCGAATTACTAATGGACGAGTGGTAGTATTGATTGACCCAGGACATGGCGGTAAAGACCCTGGAGCAGTGGGTCTTGGCGGAGTACGGGAAAAAGACGTTATCCTGCCTATTGGTAAAAAAATAGCTCAGATTTTGGAGCAAAATGGTGTCCAAGTGATTATGACGCGCGATTCTGACTATTTTGTTACCCTTCCAGGACGGGTGCAATTAGCAGAGCGAGCTAATGCTGATGTGTTTGTGAGCATACATGCTAATGCAGTGGGGCCTGGTCGTTCCGATGTTAGTGGCTTGGAAACCTATTATTACGACAGTGGTTTGGGTTTAGCTCGCGTTGTCCATAACAGTATTCTCCAAAATGTCAATGTCAGAGATAGGGGAGTGCGGCGAGCCAGATTTTATGTCCTAAGAAAAAGTTCCATGCCTTCGATTCTCGTAGAAACAGGTTATTTGACTGGTCGAGAAGATAACGCTAAGCTCAGAACCTCAGCTTACCAAAATCAAATGGCAGAAGCGATCGCTCGTGGCATCCTTCTGTACCTCAAGAGAAGATAA
- a CDS encoding cation:proton antiporter has product MHLLNPISFSFPLLASATEAADSSMVVAAVLLSLVVIYLASKVGGELSNQIGLPPVLGELVGGVVVGISVLHLLVFPEGGTDSSNSLIMTFLQTTAGLSPEATPAVFAAQSEVVSVLAELGVIILLFEIGLESNLKDLMAVGIQATVVAVVGVAVPFAAGTVGLMTLFGIGAVPAIFAGAALTATSIGITSKVLSELGRLNSKEGQIILGAAVIDDVLGIIVLAVVASLAKDGVVDVSKVIYLIISATGFILGAILLGNVFNKSFVAIADKLKTRGGLVIPAFIFAFAMAYLAAVIHLEAILGAFAAGLVLEETDKRKELQKQVCPIADMLVPIFFVTVGAKTDLGVLNPAIPDNREGLIMATFLITVAILGKVITGLSVFGQPGINRLAIGVGMIPRGEVGLVFAGVGAASGALSKPLGAAIIMMVILTTFLAPPLLRFVFPEPKTLDADSEQLILDGASGTSLVIEPPQSKVSASEVTPESGDS; this is encoded by the coding sequence ATGCATTTGTTAAATCCAATCAGCTTCTCTTTTCCTCTGCTGGCTAGCGCAACAGAAGCCGCAGACAGTTCAATGGTAGTAGCAGCAGTGCTACTGAGCTTAGTTGTCATTTACCTCGCCAGCAAAGTTGGTGGGGAGTTATCAAACCAAATAGGTTTGCCGCCAGTCTTGGGCGAACTTGTAGGTGGCGTAGTAGTAGGAATCTCTGTTTTGCATCTTTTGGTGTTTCCAGAAGGTGGCACAGACAGTTCTAACTCTTTGATTATGACCTTCCTGCAAACTACAGCTGGTTTATCTCCCGAAGCCACTCCAGCGGTGTTTGCAGCACAGTCCGAGGTCGTTTCCGTTTTGGCAGAATTGGGCGTGATCATCCTGCTGTTTGAAATCGGTTTGGAGTCGAACTTAAAAGACTTAATGGCAGTGGGTATCCAAGCCACCGTCGTCGCAGTGGTGGGGGTAGCAGTACCCTTTGCAGCTGGTACTGTGGGACTGATGACTTTATTTGGTATCGGTGCTGTCCCGGCAATTTTTGCGGGGGCGGCTTTGACTGCTACTAGTATTGGGATTACTTCCAAAGTGCTGTCAGAACTGGGGCGACTCAATTCTAAAGAAGGGCAGATTATTCTCGGTGCTGCTGTCATTGACGATGTTCTGGGAATCATCGTCTTAGCGGTGGTTGCCAGTTTAGCTAAAGATGGTGTGGTGGATGTCAGCAAAGTCATTTATTTGATTATCAGTGCCACTGGTTTTATTTTGGGAGCAATCTTGCTAGGCAATGTTTTCAATAAATCCTTTGTGGCGATCGCTGATAAACTCAAAACACGCGGTGGATTGGTAATACCAGCATTCATCTTCGCCTTTGCTATGGCATACCTGGCCGCCGTCATCCACTTAGAAGCAATTCTGGGAGCTTTTGCCGCCGGTTTAGTCCTAGAAGAGACAGATAAGCGCAAAGAACTGCAAAAGCAAGTCTGTCCTATCGCCGATATGCTAGTGCCAATTTTCTTTGTCACCGTTGGCGCAAAAACCGATTTGGGAGTCTTAAACCCAGCGATTCCCGATAATCGTGAAGGTTTAATTATGGCAACTTTCCTGATTACAGTAGCCATTCTCGGTAAAGTGATCACAGGCTTAAGCGTGTTTGGTCAACCGGGAATCAACCGTTTAGCGATCGGTGTGGGGATGATTCCTAGAGGCGAAGTCGGGTTAGTATTTGCTGGTGTCGGCGCTGCTAGCGGCGCTCTCTCAAAACCACTAGGGGCAGCAATCATCATGATGGTTATTTTAACCACCTTTTTAGCTCCTCCCTTGTTACGATTTGTATTTCCAGAACCAAAAACTTTGGATGCAGACTCAGAGCAACTAATTTTAGACGGTGCTTCTGGAACATCGTTGGTAATCGAACCACCCCAATCGAAGGTATCAGCGTCAGAAGTAACTCCAGAATCTGGGGATAGTTAA
- a CDS encoding EVE domain-containing protein, with protein MAYWLLKTEPENYSYFDLERDGSTIWDGVNNPLALKHIRTMLVGDLALIYHTGKERQVIGVAEIISQPYIDPALNDSKRVVVDVRALRRVQQPVTLAQIKQDEKFTDFDLLRLPRLSVVPVSQVFWQRLILLGTGD; from the coding sequence ATGGCGTATTGGCTGCTGAAAACTGAACCAGAAAATTATTCCTACTTCGATTTGGAACGGGACGGCAGTACAATTTGGGATGGAGTCAACAATCCTCTAGCGCTCAAACATATACGTACCATGCTAGTTGGTGACTTGGCGTTGATTTATCACACAGGCAAAGAACGACAAGTTATAGGTGTAGCAGAAATAATTAGTCAACCTTATATCGATCCAGCACTCAACGATAGTAAACGGGTAGTTGTGGATGTGCGGGCACTACGAAGAGTACAGCAACCCGTCACCTTAGCCCAAATCAAGCAGGATGAAAAATTTACAGACTTTGACTTGCTCCGGCTTCCTAGACTGTCTGTAGTCCCGGTTTCTCAAGTCTTTTGGCAGCGCTTGATTTTACTGGGGACTGGGGACTAG
- a CDS encoding SIMPL domain-containing protein — protein sequence MTRAALPGSAFPSGNLWKILSLTLLLCTTFTLPALAQEKEKLWRTLTVNGRGMEAIPTTIAQVSLGVEIQGKTAQEVQQEAARRSSAVVAFLKNQNVDKLQTTGIRLNPVYSYTNNVQRITGYAANNTVSFRIPIEQTGTLLDGAVKVGATQIDSISFVANDEAIAKAQNQALAEATQDARQQANAVFGALGFTPKEVVSIQVNNASPPRPPVLFRAEEAKSALQADASTPVIGGEQQVEASVTLQISY from the coding sequence ATGACTAGAGCCGCTTTACCCGGTTCTGCGTTTCCATCTGGAAATTTGTGGAAAATACTGTCTTTAACTTTGCTTTTATGTACAACTTTTACACTGCCGGCATTGGCACAAGAAAAGGAAAAATTGTGGCGAACCCTGACTGTTAATGGTCGCGGCATGGAAGCAATTCCCACAACCATAGCCCAAGTTAGTTTAGGAGTGGAAATCCAGGGTAAAACTGCACAGGAAGTACAGCAAGAAGCCGCCCGTAGGTCGTCGGCTGTGGTTGCGTTCCTGAAAAACCAAAATGTTGACAAATTACAAACTACTGGTATCCGGCTTAACCCAGTTTATAGCTACACCAATAATGTGCAGCGGATTACGGGCTATGCTGCCAATAACACCGTGAGTTTTCGTATTCCCATTGAACAAACTGGCACATTATTAGATGGCGCAGTGAAAGTGGGTGCAACACAAATTGATAGTATTAGTTTTGTTGCGAATGATGAAGCGATCGCTAAAGCACAAAACCAAGCATTAGCAGAAGCTACCCAAGATGCTAGGCAGCAAGCCAATGCTGTTTTCGGTGCTTTAGGTTTCACACCCAAAGAAGTGGTAAGCATTCAAGTTAATAATGCTAGTCCACCCCGACCACCTGTGTTATTCCGTGCTGAGGAAGCCAAATCAGCTCTACAAGCTGATGCTTCCACCCCTGTCATTGGTGGTGAACAGCAAGTAGAAGCATCGGTGACGTTGCAAATTAGTTATTAG
- a CDS encoding single-stranded DNA-binding protein: MSINVVTLIGRVGGDPEMKYFESGSVKCRLTLAVNRRTKEGEHTDWFNLELWGKTAEVAGNYVRKGKQIAVKGSLKFDTWSDRQTGANRSSPVIQVDQLDLLGSKRDAEGGGDFSPENF; the protein is encoded by the coding sequence ATGAGTATCAATGTTGTCACCCTCATTGGCCGTGTAGGCGGCGACCCAGAGATGAAATATTTTGAGTCTGGTAGTGTTAAGTGTAGATTGACACTAGCTGTTAATCGCCGTACTAAAGAAGGCGAACATACTGATTGGTTTAATTTGGAACTATGGGGAAAAACGGCGGAGGTGGCAGGCAATTATGTACGTAAAGGTAAGCAAATTGCCGTCAAAGGTTCCTTAAAGTTTGACACATGGAGCGATCGCCAAACAGGAGCAAACCGTTCCTCACCAGTGATCCAAGTAGACCAATTAGATTTATTAGGCTCTAAGCGCGATGCAGAAGGCGGTGGAGATTTTTCGCCAGAGAATTTCTAA
- a CDS encoding rod shape-determining protein, which produces MGIDLGTANTLVYVSGKGIVLQEPSVVAIDQNEKVALAVGEEAKKMLGRTPGNVIALRPLRDGVIADFEVAELMLKSFIQRVNEGRSLILPRIVIGIPSGVTGVERRAVMDAAQQAGAREVYLIDEPVAAAIGAGLPVTEPTGNMIIDIGGGTTEVAVLSLQGTVISESVRIAGDELTEAIVQYLKKMHNLVIGERTAEEIKIRLGSAYPTNDDNDLMMEVRGLHLLSGLPRTVTIKAPEIRESMLEPLSVIIEAVKRTLERTPPELAADIIDRGIMLAGGGALLKGIDTLISHETGIVTHIAADPLSCVVLGTGRVLENFKQMERVFSARSRNM; this is translated from the coding sequence ATGGGTATCGACCTCGGTACCGCTAATACCCTTGTTTATGTATCTGGTAAAGGTATAGTACTGCAAGAACCTTCAGTGGTTGCTATCGATCAAAATGAAAAGGTGGCCTTGGCTGTAGGAGAAGAAGCCAAGAAAATGCTCGGTCGGACGCCTGGAAATGTGATTGCTCTCCGCCCCCTGCGTGATGGTGTAATCGCTGACTTCGAGGTGGCTGAGCTGATGCTCAAAAGCTTTATTCAACGTGTAAATGAAGGTAGATCCCTGATTTTACCCAGGATTGTCATTGGCATTCCCAGTGGCGTCACAGGAGTAGAAAGGCGAGCTGTAATGGATGCGGCTCAACAAGCCGGAGCAAGAGAAGTTTATTTAATTGATGAACCTGTAGCAGCGGCAATTGGGGCAGGACTACCTGTTACTGAGCCTACTGGTAACATGATCATTGATATTGGGGGTGGCACCACAGAAGTTGCAGTGCTAAGTCTTCAAGGTACGGTAATCAGCGAATCAGTACGCATTGCGGGGGATGAATTAACTGAAGCGATCGTTCAGTATCTCAAGAAAATGCACAACTTAGTGATTGGTGAACGCACTGCCGAGGAGATCAAGATTCGCCTTGGTTCTGCCTATCCCACTAACGATGATAATGATCTCATGATGGAAGTCCGGGGTTTACACTTACTTTCTGGTCTGCCACGAACTGTAACAATCAAAGCCCCAGAAATCCGTGAAAGTATGTTGGAACCGTTATCGGTAATTATAGAAGCTGTGAAGCGGACATTGGAACGCACGCCTCCAGAACTAGCAGCAGACATTATTGACAGAGGTATTATGCTGGCTGGTGGTGGTGCTTTGCTCAAAGGCATAGATACCCTGATTAGCCATGAAACAGGGATTGTGACCCACATTGCCGCCGATCCTTTAAGCTGTGTTGTGCTGGGTACAGGTCGTGTGTTAGAAAACTTTAAGCAAATGGAACGAGTTTTCAGCGCTCGCTCTCGTAATATGTAG
- the mreC gene encoding rod shape-determining protein MreC, producing the protein MVTVRRWWDHKGLQIGLLAVVAGSAWILRQTQGELVLETYYTITRPLQMLQSGPTPEERLRDARVLELQTRIVDLESEKKKLQNLLGYVEKEPLASRPIPARVVGRSADQWWQQVTLNRGANSGIQEGYVVKADGGLVGLVQSVTPNTSRVLLISDLKSQVGVTISRTAAKGVLRGDSSADAVLEFYEKVPNAKVGDLVSTSTYSQKFPSGLAVGRIKSLNLKKLPASVAKVELFPPIRFLDWVAVYPKLENQDLETQKSK; encoded by the coding sequence ATGGTGACAGTACGGCGTTGGTGGGATCATAAAGGATTACAAATCGGGTTGCTAGCTGTAGTAGCTGGTAGTGCTTGGATATTGCGACAGACTCAAGGTGAGTTGGTGCTTGAGACGTACTATACAATTACCCGTCCGTTGCAGATGTTGCAGTCAGGGCCAACTCCAGAAGAACGCCTCAGAGATGCGCGGGTATTAGAGTTGCAAACTCGTATAGTAGATTTGGAAAGTGAGAAGAAAAAGTTACAAAATTTATTGGGCTATGTGGAAAAAGAGCCACTGGCATCAAGGCCAATTCCAGCGCGGGTGGTGGGACGTAGTGCTGACCAATGGTGGCAACAAGTTACCTTGAATCGGGGTGCTAATTCGGGGATTCAGGAAGGCTATGTAGTCAAGGCCGATGGGGGATTGGTTGGTTTAGTGCAAAGTGTAACTCCCAATACTAGCCGCGTGTTGTTAATCAGTGACCTCAAGAGTCAAGTAGGTGTCACAATTAGCCGCACGGCTGCTAAAGGTGTTTTGCGAGGAGATTCTTCTGCGGATGCTGTGCTGGAGTTTTATGAAAAAGTTCCAAATGCGAAGGTAGGAGATTTAGTTTCCACATCTACTTATAGTCAAAAATTCCCATCCGGCTTGGCAGTAGGACGAATCAAGTCACTGAATTTAAAGAAACTCCCAGCCTCAGTCGCAAAAGTTGAGCTTTTTCCGCCAATTCGTTTTCTAGATTGGGTAGCAGTCTATCCAAAGCTAGAAAACCAAGATTTGGAAACTCAAAAGTCTAAGTAA
- the mreD gene encoding rod shape-determining protein MreD translates to MKIPAFVGSRQKKPKSPKRKLKVQIPPLSRWHPAVRKLTGWMITVGSVLLCLLLLPTRLPGMELLGIGPNWLLIWVVAWSVKRTMFAGALAGIILGLLQDGMTSPYPTHALSLGIVGLLTGLLQKQRFMEEDFISIAVIVFVMAVLGETIFGLQLSFTGDAHGGHSLRQVGDIWTYYQRVALASAILSSLWGPVVYYPLNLWWQRMKLLEQ, encoded by the coding sequence ATGAAGATTCCTGCATTTGTTGGCAGCAGACAGAAAAAGCCAAAATCACCAAAGCGAAAATTGAAAGTCCAAATCCCGCCGCTTTCTCGTTGGCATCCTGCTGTACGTAAGTTGACGGGTTGGATGATAACGGTTGGGTCTGTGCTGTTATGTTTATTGTTGTTGCCAACCCGCCTCCCAGGTATGGAATTATTGGGAATTGGGCCAAACTGGCTGTTAATTTGGGTGGTGGCTTGGAGTGTGAAGCGCACAATGTTTGCGGGAGCATTGGCAGGTATAATTTTGGGGCTACTTCAAGATGGAATGACATCACCTTACCCTACTCATGCCCTCAGTTTAGGTATAGTGGGACTTCTCACTGGTTTACTCCAGAAACAGCGCTTTATGGAAGAGGATTTTATTTCTATTGCTGTAATTGTCTTTGTGATGGCAGTTTTGGGAGAAACTATCTTTGGGTTGCAATTAAGTTTTACAGGCGATGCCCACGGCGGGCACAGTCTACGCCAAGTCGGAGATATTTGGACATATTATCAACGTGTCGCTCTTGCTTCTGCGATTCTTAGTAGTCTCTGGGGACCTGTGGTTTATTATCCCCTGAATCTTTGGTGGCAACGGATGAAATTATTGGAGCAATAG